The Candidatus Neomarinimicrobiota bacterium region TAGCTTCATGTGCTTGCTCTAGAGAGTGAGTTGATAGGCCTATCAGAGTTTTTTGCCCGACCATTTCTCTCACACATTGTGGTGGAAGATCATCCTTTCCGAGATGTACACCATCGGCTTCTATTATCACCGCTATATCTGGTCTATCATTTATTATTACCAATGTATCAGTGTTTTGAGTTAATTCCCTGATTTTTTCAGCCATTTTCAGGAATTCAGAATCAGTTTTATTTTTACATCTTAATTGAATGGCGGGCAAATTCAGTTCTATCGCGTATTTTACTATGTCAATATAATTTACATTAATGTAATTGGATATAATAAGATATATTCCCTTTTTTAGAATTGGTCTATTGGTGGTTGTTATAATTTCTTTCTCGATAGCATAAACTTTATATCGAAGTTTTTTTAGTTCAGCGGCCATTTTAGGCGATTCAATTTTAAAGATTTCTTCTAAAACTCTTAAGCCTTCCTTTGATCTATTTAGGTTAGATAGTATTAAGTCTTTAACATTTTGTCTATCATTCTCAGTAATACTTTCTGTTTTAAAACCTACATCGTTTGATATATCTCTGGAGCAAATTAGAAGGGATTGGTTAAAAGTTTTTCTTATCTGGTGTCTTAGTGATTTTAATTGAGTTTGGTGATTTTCATTGTTGTAATAAAATCTTAT contains the following coding sequences:
- the thiE gene encoding thiamine phosphate synthase; amino-acid sequence: MESKLSRIIDANINRVAEGLRVVEDIIRFYYNNENHQTQLKSLRHQIRKTFNQSLLICSRDISNDVGFKTESITENDRQNVKDLILSNLNRSKEGLRVLEEIFKIESPKMAAELKKLRYKVYAIEKEIITTTNRPILKKGIYLIISNYINVNYIDIVKYAIELNLPAIQLRCKNKTDSEFLKMAEKIRELTQNTDTLVIINDRPDIAVIIEADGVHLGKDDLPPQCVREMVGQKTLIGLSTHSLEQAHEAIKLNIDYIGFGPIWETKTKGKEENTVGLEKLKICTDISPLPVVAIGRVSKERLNLNYSYFKKCNNVAVISAIRDSKDPYKELFELKNIFTTKVLKNDYFGKS